GCATCGCGTCGCACAAGGCCCGATCTTCTCCGACGGAAGGGGTCGGCAAGCCGCCGAGTGCGAGATAGCTCGATCCCTTCATGGCAAGGCTTGCGCCGGAGGGGCGGTAAGCCAGTGTGCCGGCGCGCCCGTCCGTCCAGTACCGCCACAGGCGATCGCACAGGTCAAGATAAGCACGCTCGGCATCGCCCACCTCGCGCACTTGTGCAGGCAGGGCCGCAAGCTCTTGTTCGTCGAGCAGGACATCCTCACATACGAGGTTATAGCCTTTGGCAAGGTAGCTAAGCCCCGCGTCGATCCAGGTTTTGCCCACGATTGTGTCGGCATCCGTCGTGAAGAGAGCGCCGCCGGACACCGCGCGTGCCGCAATGTCGAGGGCAAGCCGGCGGGCATGCGGAGCGTTACGGATCGTCTGGTCGAAGGACACTTCCAGCGCCAGAAAAGACTGCCGCTCGCGCACCGCCCAGCGCTCGATTACATCGGCCGAAGCATCGCTCGTATCGTTGATGACGAACACCGCGCACCCTGCGAAGGGCACAGCTAGCATGGCAATGGAGATCGCATCGAGGGTGGCCGGCAGTCGGCGTTCTTCGTCCCGGACGGGGACAGCTACTGCGAAATCGTAGTCGCGTTTGAGCACACCCCGGCAGCGCGAAACCTCGGTCTTGCCGACGAACGGAGGGCTGGCCAGAAGAGCAGACAGTTCGGTTTCGTTTGGACAGGAAGAACCCTTGGGCTCCCGACTCTCAGCAGACTGGTCAAGCATGGAAGGTCGGGACCGGACCTGATGGCGCCCGGCCCCCGGGCCCGCAATCATTTTGCGGCCAGGTTGACGCTGCGTTCGGCGAGATCGCTCAGATTCTCGTCGGTGTCGTAGATATCCTCAGTGATCGCATCGAGCTTGACGACATGGTCGCTCTTGCCCAACGCTTCGGCAAAAGCCTTGGAGGTGCCAAAGCCGCAGATACCGTAATGGCACATCCGCTGATACTGGGCGACGATGATAACGTCGCGCACGTCATCGTCGGAGATATCGGCATCGAGGGCGTGCTTGCGGGCCTCTTTCACGAGACCTTCCATCCCCTTGCAATGTTCCTTTTCGTCGATCCCGCAATCGTCGAGCAGTCCCTTGATCGTCTTGGTGTGCTTGGCGATGCCTTCGACACCCTTTTCCAGCTTCGCCTTGAGCTTGGCGTCGCCTGCCTTGCTCGCAAGCTCGCGAACGACCTTTTCCATCTGGTCGTTGGCGGACCACAGGTCGGCCAGTTCTTCAGTGTAACAATCGGTGAGGTTTTCAGGGGCGGGCATAGGTTGTTCCTTCGCGGTTGGCAGGCGCTCGCGAGAGATTTCGCGAACGCGAATCAAACCAACGAAGGAGCGATCC
This is a stretch of genomic DNA from Erythrobacteraceae bacterium WH01K. It encodes these proteins:
- a CDS encoding ferritin-like domain-containing protein is translated as MPAPENLTDCYTEELADLWSANDQMEKVVRELASKAGDAKLKAKLEKGVEGIAKHTKTIKGLLDDCGIDEKEHCKGMEGLVKEARKHALDADISDDDVRDVIIVAQYQRMCHYGICGFGTSKAFAEALGKSDHVVKLDAITEDIYDTDENLSDLAERSVNLAAK